The following proteins come from a genomic window of bacterium:
- a CDS encoding SurA N-terminal domain-containing protein — translation MTSSRILNFICIFIIGITCLVFPADVPAFVFDKIIAIINDDVITSSDINRLIKPLYEQYKNIYSGEELNKKLLSAQKEALDIMIDNKLLYQEAVKYKVEIDKEEIDRKINEVKARFGSEDEFIQALESDGITVEKYRQEIKEQMMIMRLVGYFVTSRVVVAPIDVEKYYNEHKEDFFVKEMVKFDLITVKDSEENPALDKANKIFSLLESDAALSEIKGNFKDDDFVSVKEDMGFYGRDQLLKEIEENAFSLQIGEFSRPFVIENEFYVVILTDRITEGTASLSDVFQSIENKLTYDKVRDKKAEFIKELREKAYICYK, via the coding sequence ATGACAAGCAGTAGAATCCTCAATTTTATTTGTATTTTTATCATCGGGATAACCTGCCTTGTTTTTCCCGCTGATGTTCCCGCTTTTGTTTTCGATAAAATAATAGCGATAATTAATGATGATGTCATTACATCGAGCGATATAAACAGGTTGATAAAACCCCTGTATGAACAGTATAAGAATATATATTCCGGCGAGGAATTGAATAAAAAACTGCTGTCTGCCCAGAAGGAAGCGCTTGATATAATGATAGACAACAAACTTCTGTATCAGGAAGCCGTCAAATACAAGGTTGAAATTGACAAAGAAGAAATAGACAGGAAAATAAACGAAGTCAAAGCCCGTTTCGGCTCCGAAGATGAATTTATCCAGGCGCTTGAAAGTGACGGGATAACAGTTGAAAAATACCGCCAGGAAATAAAAGAACAGATGATGATAATGAGATTGGTAGGGTATTTTGTCACTTCCAGGGTAGTTGTTGCCCCTATCGATGTGGAAAAGTACTATAACGAGCACAAAGAAGATTTTTTTGTAAAAGAGATGGTGAAGTTTGATTTAATCACAGTCAAGGATTCAGAAGAAAACCCGGCTTTGGATAAGGCAAATAAAATATTCTCGCTCCTGGAAAGCGATGCCGCCCTTTCAGAAATAAAAGGTAACTTTAAAGACGATGATTTTGTAAGCGTTAAGGAAGACATGGGTTTTTACGGCAGAGACCAGCTGCTGAAAGAGATAGAAGAAAACGCCTTCTCTCTTCAGATAGGCGAGTTTAGCAGGCCTTTTGTTATTGAAAATGAGTTTTATGTGGTGATACTCACAGACAGGATTACCGAAGGCACGGCTTCTTTAAGTGATGTTTTCCAGTCTATAGAAAACAAGTTGACATACGATAAAGTCAGGGATAAAAAGGCGGAGTTTATCAAGGAACTGAGAGAGAAAGCCTATATTTGTTACAAATAA
- the gatC gene encoding Asp-tRNA(Asn)/Glu-tRNA(Gln) amidotransferase subunit GatC, whose protein sequence is MKVDKKLVEYLANLSRLEFDDTKLDEITGQLKGIIKYVEKLDTLDTKDVEPTAHILPLKNVFREDKIIPSIDRDKIFKSSPDSDNGYFIVPKVIEE, encoded by the coding sequence ATGAAAGTTGATAAAAAACTGGTTGAATACCTTGCGAATCTTTCCAGGCTGGAGTTTGACGATACAAAGCTTGATGAAATTACAGGCCAGCTCAAAGGGATAATAAAATACGTCGAAAAACTTGATACCCTTGATACAAAGGATGTTGAGCCTACCGCGCATATACTTCCTTTGAAGAATGTTTTTAGGGAGGATAAGATAATCCCGTCAATTGACAGGGATAAGATTTTCAAAAGCTCTCCCGATTCTGACAACGGCTATTTTATCGTGCCCAAGGTCATTGAGGAATAA
- the gatA gene encoding Asp-tRNA(Asn)/Glu-tRNA(Gln) amidotransferase subunit GatA gives MEICDKTIHEIKGMLAKKEILPSEIMKSALSRMEKTGKFASFIKTFPEEALKYAEEQDSAPLKGILSGIPVAIKDNMCIEGKETTCASHILRGFVAPYTATVVQRLLNEGAIVIGKTNMDEFAMGSSTETSFFGNTLNPWNKDMVPGGSSGGSATSVSLGEALGSLGSDTGGSIRQPASLCGLVGLKPTYGRVSRYGLVAFASSLDQIGPFAKDVEDAAILLKAISGYDAKDSTSVNAEVPDYPEEIKKGIKGLRIGVPGEYFLEGIDDEVGVCVRKAIKDLEHCGAEVKNISLPRTEYAVATYYIIATAEASSNLARYDGVHYGLREKAGNIIDLYKKTRSAGFGDEVKRRIILGTYVLSSGYYDAYYLKAQKVRTLIKEDFSKAFGEVDVIVTPTSPTTAWKIGEKTDDPLKMYLSDIYTISANLAGIPAVSLNCGFSAGLPVGLQLQAAHFNEAVLLRTAYAFEQMNDYHKKRAFSEK, from the coding sequence ATGGAAATCTGTGATAAGACAATTCATGAAATTAAGGGTATGCTGGCAAAAAAAGAAATTTTGCCGAGTGAAATCATGAAAAGCGCCCTTTCGCGCATGGAAAAAACCGGAAAATTCGCGTCTTTTATAAAAACATTTCCCGAAGAAGCCCTGAAATATGCCGAAGAACAGGATTCCGCGCCGCTTAAGGGTATCCTCTCAGGCATACCCGTCGCGATAAAAGACAATATGTGCATTGAAGGCAAAGAAACTACCTGCGCGTCACATATCCTGCGGGGTTTTGTCGCGCCGTATACCGCGACTGTTGTGCAGAGGCTTTTAAATGAAGGCGCGATTGTAATCGGTAAAACCAATATGGACGAGTTTGCCATGGGGTCATCAACGGAAACATCGTTTTTCGGCAACACATTAAATCCGTGGAATAAAGATATGGTTCCGGGCGGTTCAAGCGGGGGTTCGGCGACATCCGTTTCATTGGGGGAAGCGCTGGGTTCGCTGGGTTCGGACACAGGCGGTTCTATAAGGCAGCCGGCGTCACTCTGCGGTTTGGTTGGGTTAAAACCCACCTACGGGAGAGTTTCGAGGTACGGATTGGTGGCTTTTGCTTCTTCTCTGGACCAGATAGGGCCGTTCGCAAAGGATGTTGAAGACGCGGCGATATTATTAAAAGCGATAAGCGGATATGATGCAAAAGATTCAACTTCGGTTAATGCGGAAGTGCCCGATTACCCCGAAGAGATAAAAAAGGGAATAAAAGGGCTCAGGATAGGGGTTCCCGGGGAATATTTTTTAGAAGGGATTGATGATGAAGTCGGAGTCTGCGTTAGAAAGGCTATAAAAGACCTTGAACACTGCGGGGCCGAGGTGAAAAATATTTCCCTTCCCCGCACAGAGTATGCCGTGGCAACTTACTATATTATAGCTACGGCCGAGGCGAGTTCGAACCTTGCGCGGTATGACGGGGTCCATTACGGCCTGCGCGAGAAGGCCGGCAATATAATCGACCTGTATAAAAAGACCAGGAGCGCGGGTTTCGGAGATGAAGTGAAGAGAAGGATTATACTGGGCACATATGTTTTAAGTTCGGGATATTATGACGCGTATTACTTAAAAGCCCAAAAGGTGAGGACGCTTATAAAAGAAGATTTCTCAAAAGCTTTTGGTGAAGTTGACGTGATAGTAACCCCCACTTCACCTACGACGGCATGGAAAATCGGGGAAAAAACCGATGACCCGCTGAAAATGTATTTGTCCGATATATATACGATTTCCGCCAATCTTGCGGGTATCCCCGCCGTTTCGCTCAACTGCGGATTTTCCGCAGGCCTGCCTGTCGGGCTGCAGCTTCAGGCGGCGCATTTCAATGAGGCTGTGCTGCTGAGGACGGCTTATGCTTTCGAACAGATGAACGATTATCATAAAAAAAGAGCATTTTCCGAAAAGTAG
- the mfd gene encoding transcription-repair coupling factor — protein MTDTIREGNSCIGRGIPQEAKGYVLSYLFKHLSRSFILCVSGNHEAESVINEIESFLGGDSVIYLPAWEILPGEHVHPHIDVVGERMSALIRIAEEKSPALIITTVDALQHRVAAPARLFDFVINVKSGEYLNFENTQTKLSCIGYERVKQVSFKGEFCVRGGIIDVFPSNSDYPARIDFDGDTANTVRIFDASNQRSFRKQSAVSIAPADETITMAPGGMGRITDYFSPSAILVLDDPGELARKAEKNKKMLAHKSPEEFEEAQYLFDSAGQKIIFGEDSIAGGKFGHFKEINFGISRIEYFRPKTEHAGLKNIFGSAVSELKKIIGKQKKIFIFGNNTGEIERLAEMLVEEKVPVDKINFSIGRLRGGFSLDDAGLYILTDQEILGRYKIQRPRRKFYGSIAPMEISELKTGDYVVHIDHGIGRYLGLSQIEKDGRTSEKALIEYADNSKLYVPLSKFNLIQRYIGLKDRKPALDRLGGRKWLYKKAKAQKAIMDYSSELLKTQAARNSASGFKFSKDSIWQKELEASFIYEETPDQNSSLSDIKNDMESDRTMDRLICGDVGYGKTEVAMRAAFKSVMDSKQVAVLVPTTILAKQHHDTFSERMADYPVCIEMLSRFKTFSEQKDIVERLKQGKVDIIIGTHRLLQDDVEFKDLGLVVIDEEQRFGVLHKEKLKRFRLTVDVLTMSATPIPRTLYMSLAGAKDISTITTPPEDRLPVETYVGVYDKTVVRDAILREIGREGQVFYIHNRIDSIGKACAELAEAIPQVKFAYAHGQMHEHELEYIMSDFVSGKIDVLVSTTIIESGIDIPNANTIIIERADMFGLADLYQLRGRVGRFKRRAYAYLFTLSDSAMTSDVRKRLHAMKKFSSLGSGFKVALKDLEIRGAGNIIGKEQHGHVSSIGFDLYCKLLRQAVAELQGKKVREIPDVHIDLGLYLRIPEAYVEEETERTKIYIMIASSVDGKEIDEIARNMEDRFGAIPRPVSLMLMIAKLRFSACSCGVNSVEVAGTKLIIRKKGRRLCYNLTDIGGDINDPERLISTVKNLLQGI, from the coding sequence TTGACAGATACCATACGGGAAGGTAACAGTTGTATTGGCCGGGGAATACCTCAGGAAGCGAAGGGGTATGTCCTTTCGTATCTTTTTAAGCATCTGTCCAGAAGTTTTATCCTGTGTGTTTCCGGAAATCATGAAGCCGAATCCGTTATAAATGAAATAGAATCTTTTCTGGGCGGGGATAGTGTTATTTACCTGCCCGCGTGGGAAATCCTGCCCGGGGAACATGTCCACCCTCACATTGATGTTGTCGGGGAAAGAATGTCGGCGTTGATTCGTATTGCCGAAGAGAAATCGCCGGCGCTGATAATTACGACAGTAGATGCCCTTCAGCACAGGGTTGCCGCTCCCGCGCGCCTCTTTGATTTTGTTATAAATGTAAAATCCGGGGAATATTTAAATTTTGAAAATACACAGACAAAGTTGTCCTGTATCGGTTACGAAAGGGTGAAACAAGTTTCTTTCAAAGGCGAATTTTGTGTCAGGGGGGGGATTATCGATGTTTTCCCCTCGAATTCCGATTATCCCGCGCGCATTGATTTTGACGGAGATACGGCAAATACCGTCAGGATATTCGATGCTTCAAATCAAAGGTCATTCAGGAAGCAGAGCGCTGTTTCTATCGCGCCCGCGGATGAAACAATAACGATGGCTCCGGGCGGGATGGGCCGTATAACGGATTATTTTTCACCGTCCGCTATTTTAGTCCTCGATGATCCGGGGGAATTGGCGCGAAAAGCGGAAAAGAATAAAAAAATGCTGGCGCATAAAAGTCCGGAGGAATTTGAAGAAGCGCAATATCTGTTTGATTCCGCCGGACAAAAAATCATTTTCGGGGAAGACAGCATTGCCGGCGGGAAATTCGGGCATTTTAAGGAAATTAATTTTGGGATAAGCAGGATAGAGTATTTCCGGCCGAAAACGGAGCATGCGGGCCTGAAAAATATATTCGGCAGCGCGGTTAGCGAGTTAAAAAAAATAATAGGTAAACAAAAAAAAATATTTATATTCGGAAATAACACGGGAGAAATCGAGCGCCTGGCCGAAATGCTGGTCGAGGAAAAAGTGCCTGTCGATAAAATTAATTTTTCAATCGGCAGGTTAAGGGGCGGCTTCTCGCTTGATGACGCGGGGCTTTATATCCTTACCGACCAGGAAATCCTGGGAAGATATAAAATACAGAGGCCGAGGAGAAAGTTTTACGGCTCTATCGCGCCCATGGAAATTTCCGAACTTAAGACAGGAGATTATGTTGTCCATATAGATCACGGTATCGGCAGGTATCTGGGGCTTAGCCAGATAGAAAAAGACGGCAGAACATCGGAAAAGGCCCTTATAGAATATGCGGATAATTCGAAGTTATACGTCCCTTTAAGTAAATTTAACTTAATACAGCGCTATATAGGGTTAAAAGACAGAAAACCGGCGCTTGACAGGCTGGGCGGCAGGAAATGGCTTTATAAAAAAGCAAAAGCACAGAAAGCCATAATGGATTATTCATCGGAGCTGCTGAAGACGCAGGCCGCGAGGAATTCCGCTTCCGGGTTTAAGTTTTCAAAAGACAGCATATGGCAGAAAGAATTGGAAGCTTCTTTCATTTATGAAGAGACACCCGATCAGAATTCTTCGTTAAGCGATATAAAAAATGATATGGAATCCGACAGGACTATGGACAGGCTGATATGCGGCGATGTGGGTTACGGAAAAACGGAAGTTGCCATGAGGGCGGCATTCAAATCAGTCATGGATTCAAAACAGGTCGCCGTGCTGGTACCGACCACTATTCTCGCAAAGCAGCATCACGATACTTTTTCCGAAAGGATGGCCGATTATCCGGTTTGCATTGAAATGCTTTCCAGGTTTAAAACGTTTTCTGAACAGAAAGACATTGTTGAGCGTCTAAAACAGGGTAAAGTCGATATTATAATCGGGACGCACAGGCTACTCCAGGATGATGTGGAATTTAAAGATCTGGGGCTTGTTGTTATTGATGAGGAACAGAGATTCGGGGTCCTACATAAGGAAAAACTGAAAAGATTCAGGTTAACCGTGGATGTGCTTACTATGAGCGCTACTCCGATTCCGAGGACGCTTTACATGTCGCTTGCGGGAGCCAAGGATATAAGCACAATCACTACTCCTCCCGAAGACAGGCTTCCGGTTGAGACATATGTGGGGGTATACGATAAAACCGTTGTCAGGGATGCCATCCTGCGGGAAATCGGGCGGGAAGGCCAGGTCTTTTATATTCATAACAGGATTGATTCCATCGGTAAGGCATGTGCCGAGCTGGCGGAAGCTATCCCGCAGGTCAAGTTTGCTTATGCTCACGGGCAAATGCACGAGCATGAACTTGAATACATAATGAGCGATTTTGTTTCCGGAAAAATTGATGTCCTGGTGTCAACAACGATTATAGAATCAGGGATAGATATACCCAATGCCAATACGATAATTATAGAGCGCGCGGATATGTTCGGGCTTGCCGACCTTTATCAGCTGAGGGGCAGGGTGGGAAGATTTAAGCGCAGGGCGTATGCCTACCTTTTTACATTGTCCGATTCGGCTATGACATCCGATGTAAGGAAGCGGCTTCACGCGATGAAAAAATTCTCTTCGCTCGGCTCGGGGTTTAAGGTTGCTCTTAAAGACCTGGAAATAAGGGGCGCGGGAAATATTATAGGGAAGGAACAGCACGGGCATGTGAGCTCGATTGGATTCGATTTATATTGTAAACTGCTCCGTCAGGCCGTGGCTGAGCTTCAAGGTAAAAAAGTCCGTGAAATTCCGGATGTACACATAGATCTCGGCTTATATTTGAGGATTCCCGAAGCTTATGTGGAAGAAGAGACTGAAAGGACTAAAATCTATATTATGATAGCATCCTCTGTTGACGGCAAAGAGATAGATGAGATAGCCCGGAACATGGAAGACAGGTTCGGGGCGATTCCCAGGCCGGTGAGTTTGATGTTAATGATTGCAAAATTAAGGTTCTCGGCTTGTTCCTGCGGGGTAAACTCCGTTGAAGTTGCCGGCACCAAGCTGATTATAAGAAAAAAGGGAAGAAGACTGTGTTATAACTTAACGGATATCGGAGGTGATATTAATGATCCTGAAAGGTTAATTTCGACGGTGAAAAACTTGTTGCAGGGTATATAA
- a CDS encoding peptidylprolyl isomerase → MKTAKYFFVIGLMFLQAAVCAASGKDVVATVNGQEITVDDFKNKIKISVMPAAYDDENVKKQVLDSMIINSLIYDMAVEKGVDKDEELLSRINDIKKSMASQIFIEREVLDKISLTDEETRKYYDEHSEEFVIPERIKASHILIQIPENADEDVKDKAKKAAEDILNRINNGEKFEVLAEEMSDCPSSKRGGDLGFFARGQMVPEFEDAAFDLEVGGISRVVETRFGYHIITVTEKAPGEKINFDENKDKIQQVLLQKKKNDTLQKWLEDVKSKSDIQINENALEEVKIEADDKQ, encoded by the coding sequence ATGAAAACAGCGAAATACTTTTTTGTCATAGGTCTTATGTTTTTGCAGGCTGCGGTTTGCGCCGCTTCCGGTAAAGATGTGGTGGCTACGGTGAACGGGCAGGAAATAACGGTTGATGACTTCAAAAATAAAATAAAAATTTCTGTTATGCCTGCCGCGTACGATGATGAAAACGTTAAAAAACAGGTCCTGGATTCCATGATAATAAACAGCCTGATATATGATATGGCAGTGGAGAAGGGTGTCGATAAAGATGAAGAACTGCTATCCAGGATAAACGACATAAAGAAGTCAATGGCGTCACAGATATTCATTGAAAGGGAAGTGCTTGATAAAATCAGTTTAACCGACGAGGAAACGAGAAAGTATTATGATGAGCACAGTGAAGAATTTGTAATTCCGGAGAGGATAAAAGCCTCTCACATACTTATCCAGATTCCTGAGAATGCGGATGAAGATGTTAAGGATAAGGCGAAAAAAGCCGCTGAAGATATCCTTAACAGGATAAATAACGGGGAAAAATTTGAAGTCCTTGCCGAAGAAATGTCGGATTGCCCTTCTTCAAAAAGAGGCGGCGACCTTGGCTTTTTTGCCCGCGGGCAGATGGTCCCTGAATTTGAAGATGCGGCGTTTGACCTTGAAGTGGGGGGGATTTCCCGGGTGGTGGAAACCAGGTTTGGGTACCATATAATAACGGTTACCGAAAAAGCCCCCGGCGAAAAAATTAATTTTGATGAAAATAAGGACAAGATTCAACAGGTTCTCCTCCAGAAAAAAAAGAATGACACGCTGCAAAAATGGCTTGAAGATGTGAAATCCAAATCCGATATACAGATAAACGAAAACGCTTTAGAGGAAGTAAAGATAGAAGCCGATGACAAGCAGTAG
- a CDS encoding pyridoxal phosphate-dependent aminotransferase yields the protein MSLSRRVRNITPSITLEITSKAKEMREKGIAVLGFGAGEPDFDTPENIKQAAREAIDEGFTKYTPAAGTPELRKAVAEEFKKDTTVNYDSSQIVVSCGAKHSLFNILQVILNEKDEVIIPSPYWLSYPEMVKMAGGVPVFVLCDESEDFQLRMKNLVKKITPRTKAIIINSPNNPTGCILGKKILKEIAEFAIENNIFVISDEIYNKIVYEGESESILKICPELKDLAIIVNGVSKSFSMTGWRIGYIAAPKPIASAISSYQSHSTSNPSSIAQKAAYAALKGDREFINKMVKSFRDRREYMFGKLSGIPGVSCVKPRGAFYVFPNVSGLGMKSTDFAADLLEKAHVAVVPGAAFGWDTHIRLSYAASMEVIKKGLERIEKYIKSL from the coding sequence ATTTCGTTAAGCCGCCGCGTACGGAACATAACGCCTTCCATTACGCTTGAGATAACAAGTAAAGCAAAAGAAATGAGGGAAAAAGGCATTGCTGTCCTTGGTTTCGGGGCGGGGGAGCCGGATTTTGACACTCCCGAAAATATAAAACAGGCCGCGAGGGAAGCAATCGATGAAGGTTTTACAAAGTATACGCCTGCGGCCGGAACCCCCGAATTGAGGAAAGCAGTCGCGGAGGAATTCAAAAAAGACACCACTGTAAACTATGATTCCTCCCAGATAGTGGTCTCCTGCGGCGCCAAGCATTCTCTTTTTAATATTTTACAGGTTATACTGAACGAGAAGGATGAAGTGATAATCCCTTCCCCTTACTGGCTGAGTTACCCCGAGATGGTTAAAATGGCCGGCGGTGTCCCGGTATTTGTGCTTTGTGATGAATCGGAAGATTTCCAGCTCAGGATGAAGAACCTGGTCAAAAAAATCACACCGAGAACCAAAGCCATCATAATAAATTCCCCGAACAACCCGACGGGTTGTATCCTGGGGAAAAAAATACTGAAAGAGATAGCAGAATTTGCCATAGAGAATAACATATTTGTAATATCTGATGAAATATACAATAAGATAGTCTATGAGGGCGAATCAGAAAGCATTTTAAAAATATGTCCCGAACTGAAGGATCTGGCCATTATAGTTAACGGTGTTTCAAAAAGTTTTTCTATGACCGGCTGGAGAATCGGTTATATAGCCGCGCCGAAACCGATAGCTTCCGCGATATCAAGTTATCAGAGCCACAGCACTTCCAATCCCTCTTCCATTGCCCAGAAGGCGGCGTATGCCGCGTTAAAAGGCGACAGGGAATTTATAAATAAAATGGTCAAATCCTTCAGAGACAGAAGAGAGTATATGTTCGGTAAGCTGAGTGGAATCCCCGGTGTTTCCTGTGTTAAACCCAGAGGCGCTTTTTATGTATTCCCCAATGTATCCGGGTTGGGAATGAAATCCACTGATTTTGCCGCTGATTTACTTGAAAAAGCTCATGTGGCTGTTGTTCCGGGGGCTGCTTTCGGCTGGGACACGCATATAAGGTTGTCTTACGCCGCATCGATGGAAGTTATTAAGAAAGGTCTTGAGCGGATCGAAAAATACATTAAATCTCTGTAA
- the rsmA gene encoding 16S rRNA (adenine(1518)-N(6)/adenine(1519)-N(6))-dimethyltransferase RsmA, whose translation MNVSEIKKVLEERGIAPLKRFGQHFLIDANVAGKIVNSMELTAADKVLEIGGGLGALTSVILNKGCSLEVCEIDRKISDILEARFSSDKNFSLIRGNFLDYKFRIRGKKKYKIISNLPYYLTSSIIFTLIEARGCISEAVLVMQKEMAERITAKPATPEYGAITVKVNLFCSVRKLFDISRNVFYPRPEVESAAVKFVFPEKPNYYVEDMALFDLMLKKGFSQRRKQFRKILADVGRETDPVGILSGIGLDRTARIEELETGDIVKIANCLKGK comes from the coding sequence ATGAATGTTTCTGAAATAAAAAAAGTTCTCGAAGAGCGTGGAATAGCCCCGTTAAAAAGGTTCGGCCAGCATTTTCTGATAGATGCTAATGTTGCGGGAAAAATAGTCAATTCCATGGAGTTGACTGCTGCGGACAAAGTTCTGGAGATTGGCGGCGGTCTGGGCGCCCTGACTTCCGTTATTTTGAATAAAGGCTGCAGCCTTGAAGTCTGTGAAATTGACAGGAAAATTTCTGACATTCTTGAGGCTCGGTTTTCATCCGATAAAAACTTTAGCCTTATAAGGGGAAACTTCCTCGATTATAAGTTCCGTATTCGCGGCAAAAAAAAATATAAGATAATTTCTAATTTGCCCTATTATCTCACTTCATCTATAATATTCACTTTAATTGAAGCAAGGGGGTGTATTTCCGAAGCCGTGCTTGTTATGCAGAAAGAGATGGCGGAGCGGATTACCGCAAAACCCGCTACACCCGAATACGGGGCCATTACGGTTAAAGTAAATTTATTTTGTTCGGTCAGGAAATTGTTTGATATAAGCAGAAACGTATTTTACCCCAGGCCTGAAGTTGAGTCCGCCGCTGTTAAATTTGTTTTTCCGGAAAAGCCTAATTATTATGTGGAAGATATGGCTCTTTTCGACTTGATGCTTAAAAAGGGTTTTTCGCAGAGAAGAAAACAGTTCAGAAAAATACTGGCTGATGTCGGCAGGGAGACTGACCCTGTAGGCATATTAAGCGGTATAGGGCTTGACCGCACTGCTAGAATAGAAGAACTTGAAACAGGGGATATTGTAAAAATAGCCAATTGTTTGAAGGGAAAATAA
- the pdxA gene encoding 4-hydroxythreonine-4-phosphate dehydrogenase PdxA — protein MSKKPVVVFTMGDPSGIGPEICVKAALSKKVLSVCSPVIFGDPLVIEEAGILIGKKIHIISGKLDSAELGKKICVMPAVKHKGKLEPGIISALSGISAMKCIDVALRYALEGKISGIVTAPINKESIKKAGYDFPGHTEYLADKTKTKDFAMMLIGGNIRTALVTTHLPLRKVAGRLTVSGIYRKILVLNDGMLKLGFKKPRIAVCALNPHAGEHGRFGSEEQKIIKPAIIKAARKKIDCSGPFPADTVFYFANKKKYDAVLAMYHDQGLIPVKMLGFDDGVNITLGLPFIRTSPDHGTAFDIAWKNKASSKSMETAAILAAKLAKK, from the coding sequence ATGTCTAAAAAACCTGTTGTTGTTTTTACAATGGGAGACCCTTCAGGGATCGGACCTGAGATCTGTGTTAAAGCGGCATTATCGAAAAAAGTCCTTTCAGTATGCAGCCCTGTGATTTTCGGAGACCCCCTGGTTATTGAAGAAGCGGGTATCTTAATCGGAAAAAAGATACATATTATATCCGGAAAACTGGATTCAGCAGAATTAGGGAAAAAGATATGCGTGATGCCTGCTGTAAAACATAAGGGGAAACTTGAACCGGGCATTATTTCCGCTTTATCCGGAATTTCCGCCATGAAATGCATAGATGTTGCGCTGCGGTATGCTTTGGAAGGAAAAATTTCGGGGATTGTCACCGCGCCGATAAACAAGGAGTCGATTAAAAAGGCCGGGTATGATTTTCCCGGCCATACAGAATATCTTGCCGACAAGACAAAGACTAAAGACTTTGCCATGATGCTTATCGGGGGAAATATAAGGACGGCCCTTGTCACGACCCATTTACCTTTAAGAAAAGTCGCCGGCCGACTGACAGTTTCCGGTATTTACAGAAAAATACTGGTCTTAAATGACGGGATGTTAAAACTGGGGTTTAAGAAACCCAGAATCGCCGTCTGCGCCCTGAATCCTCACGCCGGGGAACACGGCAGGTTCGGCTCAGAAGAACAGAAAATCATAAAACCTGCCATCATTAAGGCCGCAAGAAAAAAGATAGATTGTTCGGGCCCTTTTCCGGCTGACACGGTTTTTTATTTCGCGAACAAGAAGAAATATGACGCAGTTTTGGCTATGTATCATGACCAGGGCCTTATCCCGGTTAAAATGCTTGGTTTTGACGACGGGGTCAATATAACTCTGGGCCTGCCGTTCATACGGACTTCACCCGACCATGGGACAGCGTTTGATATCGCATGGAAAAACAAGGCGTCTTCAAAAAGCATGGAAACCGCCGCGATTCTCGCTGCGAAACTCGCAAAAAAATAA